One window from the genome of Gadus macrocephalus chromosome 7, ASM3116895v1 encodes:
- the zgc:77151 gene encoding NHS-like protein 1 isoform X1 yields MEQNTIQWLRSPSCQRGSYSFYKSVSCRAHPDGPLQVWRLGEFYYVRRGPQEPVCIAEVTLLWEEQGQHPLLASSRLYFLPEDTPKGRTRQHGEDEVLAVCRRIVVPVEDLMRWACPEPVAWQNQKRPCSSSPAPDLPLENQGSGTTEEPTGQSLDQGGGTVAELTSGTIAELTSGTTAELTSGTIAELTSGTIAELTSGTTAELTSGTIAELTSGTTAELTSGTIAELTSGTTAEPTGGTIAELTSGTTAELTSGTTAELTSGTTAELTSGTIAEPTSQTLVDRGSSTETEPTCGTTAEPTSGSTSELTSPPLGDPSCGTAAEPTSHPPGGQCNAAPADPQGVKVLSYPQYCRFRSLQRRLQDRPGVLGGADPRLLALGGLRVALSNTRVMFCRETFTHPSLDASSALWPHFRCPSLSLRGRPRKKKQRDVKESPTLTRSQSESWIDKMKENMMGSADTSPERAWLPHPEEQLFLDQLFVFMERFGRPINKVPNLGFKKIDLFRMYSVVQGMGGYEKVTSERLWKVVYNDLGGCPGSTSAATCTRRHYERLMLGYEEHVRAGGAGLKLPESPAPTKFKAVRGKKAQPRGRKPGAKAKQSAYQPAKAPAVNPDGTAVVKRGRGRPPGRRNKATLLAQAKLLAQQQAKAKAAVPPSSSSSSPSSPPSTGPAPTPAPTPASPLTVQSPPPKPALQVHTTHMPLTPDLSPLTAPMLPFLTKPGPQGNQWAADPPGGATVTPLSAGSLLSGPPGQPLILGTFSPSKGVCPLDTFRTRLSLHHGVEDPALHKPLPQSLQSAAEPCPAHNHHHHNHQPCAGCVADGAAQKGAPKEGKARPPLPPLRVFPLDLDCSVQVRQLMRTPLGAVQLHSFTRRLSEVLAQDLGAKPLPHPCSPITPPPEQAQPLNLSQRAPGKRPAALSLEQTPAKRPAPGGPLAGADGEELGPDGRPRPSGSPEPGPQEEPADLSSPSRIRAFLMGLPPFSVNLDDDLEDAGSATSLPVPPPGEEEEEEEEEEEPMEGVDSDGGPQRPTEEDEGLDVGSEVADVPPPPPAGGRRRGGGGEGGRELCEPLA; encoded by the exons gacGAGGTGCTGGCCGTGTGTAGGAGGATAGTTGTCCCGGTGGAGGACCTTATGCGCTGGGCGTGTCCTGAGCCCGTGGCGTGGCAGAACCAGAAGAGGCCCTGTAGCAGTAGCCCAGCACCGGACCTCCCCCTGGAGAACCAGGGCAGTGGAACCACAGAAGAACCGACCGGCCAGTCGCTAGACCAGGGCGGCGGAACCGTAGCAGAACTGACCAGTGGTACCATAGCAGAACTGaccagtggtaccacagccGAACTGACCAGTGGTACCATAGCAGAACTCACCAGTGGTACCATAGCAGAACTCaccagtggtaccacagccGAACTGACCAGTGGTACCATAGCAGAGCTCaccagtggtaccacagccGAACTGACCAGTGGTACCATAGCAGAGCTCaccagtggtaccacagccGAACCGACCGGTGGTACCATAGCAGAGCTCaccagtggtaccacagccGAACTGaccagtggtaccacagccGAACTGaccagtggtaccacagccGAACTGACCAGTGGTACCATAGCGGAACCGACCAGCCAGACACTTGTAGATCGGGGCAGCAGTACCGAAACGGAACCCACCTGCGGAACCACAGCGGAACCAACCAGCGGTTCCACGTCGGAACTGACCAGCCCGCCACTGGGAGACCCGAGCTGCGGAACAGCAGCAGAACCGACCAGCCACCCACCTGGGGGCCAGTGCAATG CAGCCCCCGCGGATCCCCAGGGGGTCAAGGTGCTCAGTTACCCCCAGTACTGTCGCTTCCGCTCCCTGCAGCGGCGGCTCCAGGACCGGCCGGGGGTCCTGGGCGGGGCCGACCCCCGCCTGCTGGCGCTGGGCGGCCTGCGGGTGGCGCTGTCCAACACCCGGGTGATGTTCTGCCGCGAGACCTTCACCCACCCCAGCCTCGACGCCAGCTCCGCCCTCTGGCCCCACTTCA GGTGCCCCTCTCTGAGTTTACGGGGTCGACCGCGCAAGAAGAAACAGAGGGATGTAAAGGAATCGCCCACGCTCAcccgcagccaatcagaatcctggATAGACAAAATGAAG GAGAACATGATGGGCAGCGCGGACACGAGCCCAGAGAGGGCCTGGCTCCCTCACCCCGAGGAGCAGCTCTTCCTGGATCAGCTCTTTGTCTTCATGGAGCGCTTCGGCCGCCCCATCAACAAGGTGCCCAACCTGGGCTTCAAAAAGA TTGATCTGTTCCGCATGTACTCGGTTGTCCAGGGAATGGGAGGCTACGAAAAG gtGACGTCAGAGCGCCTGTGGAAGGTGGTGTACAACGACCTGGGCGGTTGTCCTGGCAGCACCAGCGCGGCCACCTGCACCAGGAGACACTATGAGAG ACTCATGCTGGGCTATGAGGAGCACGTCCGGGCAGGGGGCGCAGGACTCAaactcccagaatcccccgctcCGACAAAGTTCAAGGCCGTCAGAGGGAAGAAGGCCCAGCCGAGGGGCCGGAAGCCCGGGGCCAAAGCGAAGCAGAGTGCCTACCAACCCGCCAAAGCCCCTGCT gtTAACCCCGATGGGACGGCGGTGGTGAAGCGGGGTCGCGGCCGCCCCCCCGGCAGACGCAACAAGGCCACCCTCCTGGCCCAGGCCAAGCTCCTGGCCCAGCAGCAGGCCAAGGCCAAGGCCGcggtccccccctcctcctcctcctcctccccctcctcccccccctcgactggccccgcccccaccccagcACCTACGCCAGCGTCCCCGCTAACG gtccagagccccccccccaagccgGCCCTGCAGGTCCACACCACCCACATGCCCCTCACCCCGGACCTCTCCCCTCTGACAGCCCCCATGCTCCCCTTCCTCACCAAACCCGGGCCTCAGGGGAACCAGTGGGCCGCGGACCCCCCGGGGGGGGCGACCGTCACCCCCCTCTCCGCCGGGAGCCTCCTCTCCGGGCCCCCGGGCCAGCCCCTGATCCTGGGGACCTTCAGCCCCTCGAAGGGCGTCTGTCCCCTGGACACGTTCCGGACCCGGCTCAGCCTGCATCACGGGGTGGAGGACCCCGCCCTCcacaagcccctcccccaaTCGCTGCAGTCGGCGGCGGAGCCCTGCCCCGcgcacaaccaccaccaccacaaccaccagccGTGCGCGGGCTGCGTGGCCGACGGGGCGGCCCAGAAGGGGGCCCCCAAGGAGGGGAAGGCCCGGCCCCCTCTGCCCCCGCTGCGCGTCTTCCCCCTGGACCTGGACTGCAGCGTGCAGGTCCGCCAGCTGATGAGGACGCCCCTGGGAGCGGTCCAGCTGCATTCGTTCACCCGCCGGCTCTCCGAGGTGCTGGCCCAGGACCTGGGggccaagcccctcccccacccctgctCGCCCATCACGCCCCCGCCGGAGCAGGCCCAGCCCCTCAACCTCAGCCAGAGGGCCCCCGGCAAGAGGCCCGCCGCCCTGTCCCTGGAGCAGACCCCGGCCAAGCGGCCCGCGCCGGGCGGCCCGCTGGCCGGGGCCGACGGGGAGGAGCTGGGCCCCGAcgggaggccccgcccctccggGTCCCCGGAGCCGGGCCCCCAGGAGGAGCCGGCTGACCTCAGCTCGCCGAGCCGGATCCGGGCCTTCCTGATGGGCCTGCCGCCCTTCAGCGTCAACCTGGACGACGACCTGGAGGACGCCGGCTCGGCGACGTCacttcctgtcccgcctcccggcgaggaggaggaggaggaggaggaggaggaggagccgatGGAGGGGGTCGACAGCGACGGGGGGCCCCAGCGGCCGACCGAGGAAGACGAGGGCCTCGACGTGGGGTCGGAGGTCGctgacgtccccccccccccccccgctggtggGAGACGAcgaggcgggggaggggagggggggagagaactcTGTGAGCCTCTCGCCTGA
- the zgc:77151 gene encoding NHS-like protein 1 isoform X2, whose translation MEQNTIQWLRSPSCQRGSYSFYKSVSCRAHPDGPLQVWRLGEFYYVRRGPQEPVCIAEVTLLWEEQGQHPLLASSRLYFLPEDTPKGRTRQHGEDEVLAVCRRIVVPVEDLMRWACPEPVAWQNQKRPCSSSPAPDLPLENQGSGTTEEPTGQSLDQGGGTVAELTSGTIAELTSGTTAELTSGTIAELTSGTIAELTSGTTAELTSGTIAELTSGTTAELTSGTIAELTSGTTAEPTGGTIAELTSGTTAELTSGTTAELTSGTTAELTSGTIAEPTSQTLVDRGSSTETEPTCGTTAEPTSGSTSELTSPPLGDPSCGTAAEPTSHPPGGQCNAPADPQGVKVLSYPQYCRFRSLQRRLQDRPGVLGGADPRLLALGGLRVALSNTRVMFCRETFTHPSLDASSALWPHFRCPSLSLRGRPRKKKQRDVKESPTLTRSQSESWIDKMKENMMGSADTSPERAWLPHPEEQLFLDQLFVFMERFGRPINKVPNLGFKKIDLFRMYSVVQGMGGYEKVTSERLWKVVYNDLGGCPGSTSAATCTRRHYERLMLGYEEHVRAGGAGLKLPESPAPTKFKAVRGKKAQPRGRKPGAKAKQSAYQPAKAPAVNPDGTAVVKRGRGRPPGRRNKATLLAQAKLLAQQQAKAKAAVPPSSSSSSPSSPPSTGPAPTPAPTPASPLTVQSPPPKPALQVHTTHMPLTPDLSPLTAPMLPFLTKPGPQGNQWAADPPGGATVTPLSAGSLLSGPPGQPLILGTFSPSKGVCPLDTFRTRLSLHHGVEDPALHKPLPQSLQSAAEPCPAHNHHHHNHQPCAGCVADGAAQKGAPKEGKARPPLPPLRVFPLDLDCSVQVRQLMRTPLGAVQLHSFTRRLSEVLAQDLGAKPLPHPCSPITPPPEQAQPLNLSQRAPGKRPAALSLEQTPAKRPAPGGPLAGADGEELGPDGRPRPSGSPEPGPQEEPADLSSPSRIRAFLMGLPPFSVNLDDDLEDAGSATSLPVPPPGEEEEEEEEEEEPMEGVDSDGGPQRPTEEDEGLDVGSEVADVPPPPPAGGRRRGGGGEGGRELCEPLA comes from the exons gacGAGGTGCTGGCCGTGTGTAGGAGGATAGTTGTCCCGGTGGAGGACCTTATGCGCTGGGCGTGTCCTGAGCCCGTGGCGTGGCAGAACCAGAAGAGGCCCTGTAGCAGTAGCCCAGCACCGGACCTCCCCCTGGAGAACCAGGGCAGTGGAACCACAGAAGAACCGACCGGCCAGTCGCTAGACCAGGGCGGCGGAACCGTAGCAGAACTGACCAGTGGTACCATAGCAGAACTGaccagtggtaccacagccGAACTGACCAGTGGTACCATAGCAGAACTCACCAGTGGTACCATAGCAGAACTCaccagtggtaccacagccGAACTGACCAGTGGTACCATAGCAGAGCTCaccagtggtaccacagccGAACTGACCAGTGGTACCATAGCAGAGCTCaccagtggtaccacagccGAACCGACCGGTGGTACCATAGCAGAGCTCaccagtggtaccacagccGAACTGaccagtggtaccacagccGAACTGaccagtggtaccacagccGAACTGACCAGTGGTACCATAGCGGAACCGACCAGCCAGACACTTGTAGATCGGGGCAGCAGTACCGAAACGGAACCCACCTGCGGAACCACAGCGGAACCAACCAGCGGTTCCACGTCGGAACTGACCAGCCCGCCACTGGGAGACCCGAGCTGCGGAACAGCAGCAGAACCGACCAGCCACCCACCTGGGGGCCAGTGCAATG CCCCCGCGGATCCCCAGGGGGTCAAGGTGCTCAGTTACCCCCAGTACTGTCGCTTCCGCTCCCTGCAGCGGCGGCTCCAGGACCGGCCGGGGGTCCTGGGCGGGGCCGACCCCCGCCTGCTGGCGCTGGGCGGCCTGCGGGTGGCGCTGTCCAACACCCGGGTGATGTTCTGCCGCGAGACCTTCACCCACCCCAGCCTCGACGCCAGCTCCGCCCTCTGGCCCCACTTCA GGTGCCCCTCTCTGAGTTTACGGGGTCGACCGCGCAAGAAGAAACAGAGGGATGTAAAGGAATCGCCCACGCTCAcccgcagccaatcagaatcctggATAGACAAAATGAAG GAGAACATGATGGGCAGCGCGGACACGAGCCCAGAGAGGGCCTGGCTCCCTCACCCCGAGGAGCAGCTCTTCCTGGATCAGCTCTTTGTCTTCATGGAGCGCTTCGGCCGCCCCATCAACAAGGTGCCCAACCTGGGCTTCAAAAAGA TTGATCTGTTCCGCATGTACTCGGTTGTCCAGGGAATGGGAGGCTACGAAAAG gtGACGTCAGAGCGCCTGTGGAAGGTGGTGTACAACGACCTGGGCGGTTGTCCTGGCAGCACCAGCGCGGCCACCTGCACCAGGAGACACTATGAGAG ACTCATGCTGGGCTATGAGGAGCACGTCCGGGCAGGGGGCGCAGGACTCAaactcccagaatcccccgctcCGACAAAGTTCAAGGCCGTCAGAGGGAAGAAGGCCCAGCCGAGGGGCCGGAAGCCCGGGGCCAAAGCGAAGCAGAGTGCCTACCAACCCGCCAAAGCCCCTGCT gtTAACCCCGATGGGACGGCGGTGGTGAAGCGGGGTCGCGGCCGCCCCCCCGGCAGACGCAACAAGGCCACCCTCCTGGCCCAGGCCAAGCTCCTGGCCCAGCAGCAGGCCAAGGCCAAGGCCGcggtccccccctcctcctcctcctcctccccctcctcccccccctcgactggccccgcccccaccccagcACCTACGCCAGCGTCCCCGCTAACG gtccagagccccccccccaagccgGCCCTGCAGGTCCACACCACCCACATGCCCCTCACCCCGGACCTCTCCCCTCTGACAGCCCCCATGCTCCCCTTCCTCACCAAACCCGGGCCTCAGGGGAACCAGTGGGCCGCGGACCCCCCGGGGGGGGCGACCGTCACCCCCCTCTCCGCCGGGAGCCTCCTCTCCGGGCCCCCGGGCCAGCCCCTGATCCTGGGGACCTTCAGCCCCTCGAAGGGCGTCTGTCCCCTGGACACGTTCCGGACCCGGCTCAGCCTGCATCACGGGGTGGAGGACCCCGCCCTCcacaagcccctcccccaaTCGCTGCAGTCGGCGGCGGAGCCCTGCCCCGcgcacaaccaccaccaccacaaccaccagccGTGCGCGGGCTGCGTGGCCGACGGGGCGGCCCAGAAGGGGGCCCCCAAGGAGGGGAAGGCCCGGCCCCCTCTGCCCCCGCTGCGCGTCTTCCCCCTGGACCTGGACTGCAGCGTGCAGGTCCGCCAGCTGATGAGGACGCCCCTGGGAGCGGTCCAGCTGCATTCGTTCACCCGCCGGCTCTCCGAGGTGCTGGCCCAGGACCTGGGggccaagcccctcccccacccctgctCGCCCATCACGCCCCCGCCGGAGCAGGCCCAGCCCCTCAACCTCAGCCAGAGGGCCCCCGGCAAGAGGCCCGCCGCCCTGTCCCTGGAGCAGACCCCGGCCAAGCGGCCCGCGCCGGGCGGCCCGCTGGCCGGGGCCGACGGGGAGGAGCTGGGCCCCGAcgggaggccccgcccctccggGTCCCCGGAGCCGGGCCCCCAGGAGGAGCCGGCTGACCTCAGCTCGCCGAGCCGGATCCGGGCCTTCCTGATGGGCCTGCCGCCCTTCAGCGTCAACCTGGACGACGACCTGGAGGACGCCGGCTCGGCGACGTCacttcctgtcccgcctcccggcgaggaggaggaggaggaggaggaggaggaggagccgatGGAGGGGGTCGACAGCGACGGGGGGCCCCAGCGGCCGACCGAGGAAGACGAGGGCCTCGACGTGGGGTCGGAGGTCGctgacgtccccccccccccccccgctggtggGAGACGAcgaggcgggggaggggagggggggagagaactcTGTGAGCCTCTCGCCTGA